Proteins co-encoded in one Apium graveolens cultivar Ventura unplaced genomic scaffold, ASM990537v1 ctg7274, whole genome shotgun sequence genomic window:
- the LOC141703978 gene encoding uncharacterized protein LOC141703978, which produces MDYPYGHPNHNRHNDNQYPPPPNTYPHQDPFTRTRPVLQPPTSTPQIKQSYKMDNLSLLNEMARSNAIFNLSNMEDDEEDHHYESEADESDDDEKDDDEQDDSDHSTDNDGEHIPTAAWFTTEEIDGSSSNCSNVNSLDDKLFEGQCFPD; this is translated from the exons ATGGATTATCCGTACGGCCACCCCAACCACAACCGCCACAACGACAACCAATACCCACCACCACCAAACACATACCCACATCAAGACCCGTTTACCCGGACCCGACCTGTTTTACAACCACCCACCTCCACACCCCAAATTAAACAAAGTTACAAG ATGGATAATTTATCTCTTCTAAATGAAATGGCAAGATCAAATGCTATATTTAACTTAAGTAATATGGAGGATGATGAAGAAGATCATCATTATGAGTCAGAAGcggatgaatctgatgatgatGAAAAAGACGATGACGAGCAAGATGATTCAGATCATAGCACCGACAATGATGGTGAACATATTCCAACTGCCGCCTGGTTTACCACAGAAGAGATTGATGGTTCTTCAAGTAATTGTTCAAATGTTAACTCACTTGACGATAAATTATTTGAAGGTCAGTGTTTTCCAGATTAG